A genomic segment from Curtobacterium sp. MCSS17_007 encodes:
- a CDS encoding oligosaccharide flippase family protein, with protein sequence MGSCAAVGGAAPGRPAVRSADGRRRGRSVSGALLRNALGNVAGPLAGLASAPLLAHGLGVDGRGEVAAVTAPILLAATVSAVGIPDAVTYFVARTPGSAGTARRRGSALVGIAALTAAVVVVALAPTLAAGSHELTPQIAVLALTVVPSALVGILRGTAAGLGHWGQIAIERTVGPAVRLVAFIVLWLSDSLSVASAATVITLAPVISGLAYLRSDCQRTARDDEAEPEDSLREQAAGVVQLLGYGTRAWVGSLAGVALSRLDQVLMTPLGSTEQLGLYAVAATISELPLVLTTAVREVVLTTHARDPDEHALAQAGRTAFAASAAAALLIGASAPWCLPIVFGSGFDGAVPPTVVLLVAVTIGVPGSVAGAGLSARGLPHLRSASMVIGAVVNVVALVVLVPSWGAVGAAVATLVSNVVAGSINVGQVSRLTAQSFASFHIPTRADASCALRCVRRCCRTHRLG encoded by the coding sequence GTGGGGAGCTGCGCGGCAGTCGGCGGCGCTGCCCCCGGGAGGCCGGCCGTGCGCTCCGCTGACGGTCGGCGACGCGGTAGGTCGGTGTCCGGAGCACTCCTCCGGAACGCGCTGGGCAACGTGGCGGGCCCGCTCGCCGGACTGGCGAGTGCTCCGCTACTCGCTCACGGTCTGGGAGTGGACGGTCGAGGCGAGGTCGCGGCGGTGACTGCTCCGATCCTCCTGGCTGCCACGGTGTCGGCCGTCGGGATCCCTGATGCCGTCACCTACTTCGTCGCTCGAACGCCAGGGTCGGCGGGCACCGCGCGGAGACGGGGATCGGCACTCGTCGGCATCGCCGCCCTCACCGCCGCCGTCGTCGTCGTCGCTCTCGCGCCGACCCTGGCGGCGGGCTCGCACGAGCTGACACCGCAGATCGCGGTCCTGGCACTGACCGTCGTGCCGAGCGCACTGGTCGGGATCCTCCGCGGTACCGCCGCCGGCCTCGGGCACTGGGGGCAGATCGCGATCGAACGCACCGTCGGCCCGGCGGTCCGCCTGGTCGCCTTCATCGTGCTCTGGCTCAGCGACTCGCTCTCCGTCGCCTCGGCGGCGACCGTGATCACGCTCGCTCCCGTGATCAGCGGCTTGGCGTACCTCCGGTCAGACTGCCAGAGGACCGCGCGGGACGACGAGGCCGAGCCGGAGGACTCACTCCGAGAGCAGGCCGCGGGCGTCGTACAGCTCCTGGGTTACGGGACCCGAGCCTGGGTCGGTTCGCTTGCCGGCGTCGCGCTCAGTCGTCTCGACCAGGTGTTGATGACGCCGCTGGGTTCCACCGAGCAACTCGGCCTGTACGCCGTCGCGGCGACGATCAGCGAACTCCCACTCGTGCTCACCACAGCTGTCCGCGAGGTCGTCCTGACAACGCATGCGCGCGATCCGGACGAGCACGCCCTTGCACAGGCCGGACGTACCGCGTTCGCGGCCAGCGCGGCAGCAGCCCTCCTCATCGGGGCGAGTGCCCCGTGGTGTCTCCCGATCGTCTTCGGATCCGGTTTCGACGGGGCCGTGCCCCCGACCGTCGTCCTCCTCGTCGCCGTGACGATCGGCGTACCCGGCTCGGTCGCGGGCGCAGGGCTGAGCGCTCGGGGCCTCCCGCACCTCCGGAGCGCCTCCATGGTCATCGGCGCCGTCGTGAACGTCGTCGCCCTCGTCGTCCTCGTTCCGTCGTGGGGAGCAGTCGGCGCCGCGGTGGCGACGCTCGTCTCCAACGTCGTTGCCGGTTCGATCAACGTCGGACAGGTGTCCCGTCTGACAGCGCAGTCGTTCGCGTCGTTCCACATCCCCACCAGGGCTGACGCCTCCTGCGCACTCCGGTGCGTCCGGCGGTGCTGCCGGACGCACCGGCTCGGCTGA
- a CDS encoding O-antigen ligase family protein, with protein MRLLLTGLVAWVAVGVTLCTVAHGVADGAAFIRIWALPAVAFVAIITAVCADPSRKVVPAVLAAVFALAAIESVLSLAQRTVGAAVVFEEYRSPLAWMARTGRSAGTFDTPLDLGAFLSMSLAVVGLDPKPWRRCSCAVLLTLGIVCTGSRTAMLLAVVLLLAALFNHRTSRLSEPVLAAALLAGGLFLATSAAAASLFERFGARGSLSTSARELALHTGLQFVQARPLTGSGLGFSYRWVEANLPSSFENAYLSLAAGAGTLVFAGLLGVQVAAVLLVPSRPRFRTRSIGVVAITWGFAYSSYGATNTFGLLAWSFIAVMVAALVQRPEGGSSSRGELRGSRRRCPREAGRALR; from the coding sequence GTGAGGCTCCTCCTCACGGGACTCGTGGCCTGGGTCGCCGTCGGGGTCACGCTCTGCACCGTCGCCCACGGAGTCGCGGACGGCGCGGCGTTCATCCGGATCTGGGCACTCCCCGCCGTCGCCTTCGTCGCGATCATCACGGCCGTCTGCGCGGACCCGTCCCGGAAGGTCGTGCCGGCAGTCCTCGCTGCGGTCTTCGCCCTCGCGGCGATCGAATCCGTCCTGTCGCTGGCGCAGCGCACGGTCGGTGCCGCGGTCGTCTTCGAGGAGTACCGGTCGCCGCTCGCGTGGATGGCACGGACAGGCCGGAGCGCGGGGACGTTCGACACCCCGCTCGACCTCGGTGCATTCCTCTCGATGAGCCTCGCCGTGGTCGGCCTCGATCCCAAGCCGTGGCGGCGGTGCAGCTGCGCGGTCCTCCTCACGCTCGGCATCGTCTGCACCGGCTCGAGGACGGCCATGCTCCTCGCTGTGGTCCTGCTGCTCGCCGCCCTGTTCAACCACCGGACGTCCCGGTTGTCCGAGCCGGTCCTCGCGGCTGCACTGCTCGCCGGGGGGCTGTTCCTCGCGACCTCGGCAGCAGCGGCCTCCCTGTTCGAGCGGTTCGGCGCCCGCGGGTCGCTGTCGACGTCTGCCCGTGAGCTCGCACTCCACACCGGTCTGCAGTTCGTGCAGGCCAGACCCCTGACCGGAAGCGGCCTGGGCTTCAGTTACCGGTGGGTGGAGGCGAACCTGCCGAGCAGTTTCGAGAACGCCTACCTCAGCCTCGCTGCCGGAGCAGGCACCCTCGTCTTCGCCGGTCTGCTCGGCGTGCAGGTCGCGGCTGTCCTGCTGGTGCCGTCACGACCGCGGTTCCGCACGCGCTCGATCGGTGTCGTCGCCATCACGTGGGGTTTCGCCTACAGCTCGTACGGCGCGACCAACACCTTCGGTCTGCTCGCATGGTCGTTCATCGCGGTCATGGTCGCGGCGCTGGTCCAGCGACCAGAAGGCGGATCGTCGTCACGTGGGGAGCTGCGCGGCAGTCGGCGGCGCTGCCCCCGGGAGGCCGGCCGTGCGCTCCGCTGA
- a CDS encoding acyltransferase family protein — MISSTDKPSPDAGCRSWGVDMVRVVGIIAIIVGHVWADSATVRQWIYPWSVPLFFFLSGYLDRTSGATLLRSIRCLSLLLPYVSWLIVIGAAWVASGCGSRCSTAGIAEVLLGGAHATRPFSTFWFVTALVVVRLSVVVLSRAGAWVPWLVGAIGWALTALWPSTVAAVPFAAGVAVPAMVFFAAGRVVQRARAVRPLMVVLVAGGALAPAVVMMASGVAPFDLKYGQLGTPFLSAVCALLVCVGAVCVAQLLDQVRASRVCSAVSALAVCGVGVVLTHPAVLWVLDVPTSGSWTGFAAACVVPWVVMLALLRTRAAPLLLGRPPLVRRSW, encoded by the coding sequence GTGATCTCCTCGACCGACAAGCCGTCCCCCGACGCCGGATGCCGCAGCTGGGGTGTCGACATGGTCCGGGTGGTCGGCATCATCGCGATCATCGTCGGGCACGTCTGGGCCGACTCGGCCACGGTGCGTCAGTGGATCTACCCGTGGAGCGTGCCCCTCTTCTTCTTCCTGTCCGGGTACCTCGATCGGACCAGCGGTGCGACGCTCCTCCGATCGATCCGCTGCCTCTCGCTGCTGCTGCCCTACGTGAGTTGGCTGATCGTCATCGGGGCTGCCTGGGTGGCGTCCGGTTGCGGGTCACGCTGCTCGACCGCAGGCATTGCCGAGGTGTTGCTCGGGGGAGCGCACGCGACCCGTCCGTTCTCGACGTTCTGGTTCGTCACGGCGCTGGTGGTCGTCCGGCTCTCGGTCGTGGTGCTGAGCCGGGCGGGCGCCTGGGTCCCGTGGCTGGTGGGCGCGATCGGATGGGCCCTCACCGCGCTGTGGCCCTCGACTGTGGCGGCCGTCCCTTTCGCGGCCGGTGTCGCCGTGCCTGCGATGGTGTTCTTCGCCGCGGGTCGGGTGGTGCAGCGTGCGCGAGCGGTACGACCGTTGATGGTCGTGCTCGTCGCAGGAGGCGCGCTCGCCCCCGCGGTGGTGATGATGGCCAGCGGCGTCGCGCCGTTCGACCTGAAGTACGGGCAGCTCGGAACACCGTTCCTGTCTGCGGTGTGCGCACTCCTGGTCTGTGTCGGTGCCGTGTGCGTCGCGCAGTTGCTGGACCAGGTGCGCGCGAGCCGGGTGTGTTCAGCCGTCAGTGCGCTCGCCGTCTGTGGTGTCGGTGTCGTCCTGACGCATCCCGCGGTGCTCTGGGTGCTCGACGTACCGACGTCGGGGTCGTGGACCGGCTTCGCAGCTGCTTGCGTCGTTCCGTGGGTGGTGATGCTCGCTCTCCTCCGCACTCGAGCGGCGCCGTTGCTGCTCGGGCGCCCTCCCCTGGTCCGGCGCTCCTGGTGA
- a CDS encoding DUF3060 domain-containing protein, with product MHRSTTLAATLITAVLTASLTACSSTAPDGRGTPPAADPTANAEETRYGECINGNETILASDLEREQEQSFGDCASISVVGKAPAGSVIRLGTVEVLVVEGDEATISVDTAQRIVVPGSHNKITHGGESSVEDHGADNTITAQ from the coding sequence ATGCACCGCTCCACGACACTCGCCGCCACCTTGATCACCGCCGTGCTCACGGCTTCGCTCACAGCCTGCTCGTCCACCGCGCCCGACGGGCGCGGGACTCCGCCAGCAGCCGACCCGACAGCGAATGCGGAGGAGACCCGTTACGGCGAGTGCATCAACGGGAACGAGACCATCCTCGCGTCGGACCTGGAGCGCGAGCAGGAGCAGTCGTTCGGCGACTGTGCATCCATCTCCGTCGTCGGGAAAGCGCCGGCAGGTTCGGTCATCCGTCTCGGAACGGTCGAGGTCCTCGTGGTGGAGGGCGACGAGGCCACGATCTCCGTCGACACGGCGCAGCGCATCGTGGTCCCGGGTTCCCACAACAAGATCACCCACGGCGGCGAGAGCTCCGTCGAGGATCACGGCGCCGACAACACGATCACGGCACAGTGA
- a CDS encoding nucleotide sugar dehydrogenase, which yields MQQSHVIVIGQGYVGLPLAMRAVEVGFDVTGVDVDRRRTDALLAGTSFVEDVPSSTIRAALDAGRYHPVGSYDRLGRWDVAVITVPTPLRDALPDLRFVEEACRSIAETLRPGCLVVLESTTYPGTTDELVVPILQEISGLRAGADFAVGYSPERIDPGNARWGFVSTPKVVSGIDAASKDRVARFYDMLVDRVVPVSGTREAELTKLLENTFRHVNIGLVNELAVLADELGVDVWEAIDAASTKPFGFMRFTPGPGVGGHCLPVDPSYLSWQVKRRLGRTFRFVELANDVNEHMPDHVVGRAVAMLNDRSRAVRGSRIALVGLAYKKNSGDTREAPAIRVVELLKQLGAELVGVDPHVEDHRWPAGVERRELTPGSLDDIDLAVLLTDHDDVDHSLLEGVPTFDTRHVLPVGQDVQVL from the coding sequence ATGCAGCAGTCGCACGTGATCGTGATCGGTCAGGGATACGTCGGGCTACCGCTCGCGATGCGCGCCGTGGAGGTCGGGTTCGACGTCACGGGCGTCGACGTCGACCGGCGGCGGACGGACGCTCTCCTCGCGGGGACGTCCTTCGTGGAGGACGTGCCGTCGAGCACGATCCGGGCCGCGCTCGACGCAGGCAGGTACCACCCGGTCGGCTCCTACGATCGGCTCGGCCGTTGGGACGTCGCCGTGATCACCGTCCCGACGCCGCTCCGCGATGCCCTACCCGACCTGCGGTTCGTCGAGGAAGCTTGCCGTTCGATCGCTGAGACGCTGCGTCCCGGTTGCCTGGTCGTGCTGGAGTCCACGACGTACCCGGGCACCACTGATGAGCTCGTGGTCCCGATCCTGCAGGAGATCTCGGGGTTGCGGGCCGGCGCCGACTTCGCGGTGGGGTACAGCCCCGAACGCATCGATCCCGGCAACGCTCGCTGGGGCTTCGTCTCGACGCCGAAGGTGGTCTCGGGGATCGATGCGGCGTCGAAGGACCGTGTGGCACGCTTCTACGACATGCTCGTGGACCGGGTGGTCCCGGTCTCCGGCACCCGCGAGGCAGAGCTCACGAAGCTGCTCGAGAACACGTTCCGACACGTCAACATCGGACTCGTCAACGAACTCGCGGTCCTCGCCGACGAACTCGGTGTCGACGTCTGGGAAGCCATCGACGCCGCTTCGACCAAGCCGTTCGGGTTCATGCGCTTCACTCCTGGACCCGGCGTGGGTGGTCACTGTCTACCGGTCGATCCGAGCTACCTCTCGTGGCAGGTCAAACGCCGCCTCGGGCGCACCTTCCGGTTCGTCGAGCTCGCGAACGACGTGAACGAGCACATGCCGGACCACGTCGTCGGACGTGCTGTCGCGATGCTCAACGACCGCAGCCGCGCCGTCCGGGGGAGCCGGATCGCGTTGGTCGGTCTCGCGTACAAGAAGAACTCCGGAGACACGCGAGAGGCGCCGGCGATCCGCGTCGTCGAACTGCTCAAGCAGCTGGGCGCGGAGCTCGTCGGTGTCGATCCGCACGTCGAGGACCACCGGTGGCCCGCGGGGGTGGAACGTCGGGAGCTCACCCCGGGGTCCCTCGACGACATCGACCTGGCCGTGCTGCTGACCGATCACGATGACGTCGATCACTCCCTGCTGGAAGGTGTTCCGACGTTCGACACGCGTCACGTGCTGCCGGTGGGTCAGGACGTGCAGGTGCTGTGA
- a CDS encoding polysaccharide biosynthesis tyrosine autokinase — protein MTFTDTARMMRRSWLLIICAVLIGIGLGALSVRLQDPVYRADTELFVAIQPTSPDPAELVQGNSAAQQKVASYIEVARSARVLQPVIDELGLRTDVSRLARHVSASSPLNSVLLDISVRDEDPAAARRIAMAVAESFTKVVTEQLEKPTTGGASLVKIEMIEPPVTPTSPESPNVVRRTLLGGATGLVIGLGLALLRFSLDTRVRSVDDVESVADVPVIGAIGFDPTADERPLIVHMDPRNPRAESFRSLRTNVRFLDLDETRRSFTITSALPSEGKSTTAANLAIAMAESGARVMLVDADLRRPRVAEVLGLDGAAGLTDVLIGRAELEDVVIPWGAGGLHVLPAGRIPPNPSELLGSASMRALTTQLIADYDFVVIDAPPLLPVTDAAILSRITGGAVVISAVGRATRKQLRTALDALTSIGARTFGVVLTKVPNKKGTYGYSTYSRYYGDDLSVDETATPKRPGRRAADIDPTQQ, from the coding sequence GTGACCTTCACCGACACCGCCAGGATGATGCGACGCTCCTGGCTGCTGATCATCTGCGCTGTCCTGATCGGGATCGGACTCGGCGCGCTCTCCGTCCGACTGCAGGACCCTGTCTACCGAGCGGACACGGAACTCTTCGTCGCGATCCAACCCACGTCACCCGATCCGGCTGAACTGGTGCAGGGGAACAGTGCCGCGCAGCAGAAGGTGGCCTCGTACATCGAGGTGGCCAGGAGCGCCCGCGTCCTCCAACCGGTGATCGACGAACTCGGTCTCCGAACCGACGTCTCTCGCCTCGCCAGGCACGTGTCGGCATCCTCTCCGCTCAACAGCGTCCTGCTCGACATCTCGGTGCGCGACGAGGACCCCGCCGCTGCACGTCGCATCGCGATGGCGGTGGCGGAGAGCTTCACGAAGGTGGTCACCGAGCAGTTGGAGAAGCCGACCACCGGCGGAGCGTCACTCGTGAAGATCGAGATGATCGAGCCACCCGTCACCCCGACGTCCCCTGAATCACCGAACGTCGTCCGGAGGACGCTGCTCGGTGGCGCGACGGGCCTGGTCATCGGTCTCGGGCTCGCGCTGCTCCGGTTCTCGCTGGACACGCGAGTCCGCTCGGTGGACGACGTCGAATCCGTCGCGGACGTACCCGTCATCGGAGCGATCGGCTTCGATCCGACCGCCGATGAGCGCCCCCTGATCGTCCACATGGATCCGCGGAACCCGCGAGCTGAGTCCTTCCGGTCACTGCGGACGAACGTGCGGTTCCTGGATCTCGACGAGACCCGCCGGAGCTTCACGATCACCTCTGCGCTCCCCTCGGAGGGGAAGTCGACGACCGCAGCCAACCTGGCGATCGCGATGGCGGAGAGCGGTGCCCGAGTGATGCTCGTCGATGCAGACCTCCGGCGCCCCCGCGTTGCCGAGGTCCTCGGGCTGGACGGAGCAGCCGGGCTCACGGACGTCCTCATCGGACGTGCTGAGCTCGAGGATGTGGTGATCCCCTGGGGAGCGGGTGGTCTGCACGTGCTCCCAGCGGGACGGATCCCGCCCAATCCGAGCGAGCTGCTGGGGAGCGCGAGCATGCGTGCGCTGACGACGCAGCTGATCGCCGACTACGACTTCGTCGTCATCGATGCCCCACCGCTGCTCCCGGTGACGGACGCGGCCATCCTGAGCCGCATCACCGGCGGAGCGGTCGTCATCTCCGCTGTCGGCCGGGCAACCCGCAAGCAGCTCCGCACGGCGCTCGACGCTCTCACGAGCATCGGAGCACGAACCTTCGGCGTCGTCCTGACGAAGGTCCCGAACAAGAAGGGTACGTACGGGTACAGCACCTACTCGCGGTACTACGGCGACGACCTGAGTGTCGATGAGACAGCCACACCCAAGCGGCCGGGGCGTCGAGCGGCCGACATCGATCCGACGCAGCAGTAG
- a CDS encoding glycosyltransferase, protein MIVAAPLSARSGVYRSTLDLVAAARRRGLDWQACIGVRAEASGRPTTAPGVIEYTARDHGARVVHEVQRRSAPSVAAADVVISMVPQSDVAVSAARSVGSPLRIAWVRGLPWPARGEQPGWRRSAIAAIERRALRRADAVWVTSPLLREEMGWGPSATVVPAGIPILDRRHDGSDAGELIFAGRLSAEKNIEMFLEVAHRTALPARVHGEGPLLSSAQRTAASSVRWHGWTPHEDVWAAPGTLLCPSHREAFGRSAVEAASAGVPVVLSDRTGVAPLLFRDPDLERRFVLPVGDVPAWVAAVRALTADEDLRRRVSSHLAASARRLSEDASLDAALAALDTLMRTP, encoded by the coding sequence GTGATCGTCGCCGCCCCGTTGTCCGCGCGGAGCGGTGTGTACCGATCGACACTGGACCTCGTCGCCGCAGCACGACGGCGCGGACTCGACTGGCAGGCCTGCATCGGGGTACGTGCGGAGGCGAGCGGTCGGCCGACGACCGCTCCGGGCGTGATCGAGTACACGGCCCGCGATCACGGTGCTCGCGTCGTCCACGAGGTGCAGCGAAGGAGTGCGCCGTCGGTCGCCGCAGCTGACGTGGTCATCTCCATGGTCCCACAGAGCGACGTCGCCGTGTCTGCCGCACGGTCGGTCGGGTCTCCTCTCCGGATTGCTTGGGTGCGCGGGCTCCCGTGGCCAGCACGGGGGGAGCAACCCGGTTGGCGACGATCCGCGATCGCCGCGATCGAACGACGCGCGCTGAGGAGAGCCGACGCGGTGTGGGTCACCTCTCCACTCCTCAGGGAGGAGATGGGGTGGGGCCCCTCCGCGACGGTCGTCCCGGCTGGAATCCCGATCCTCGACCGTCGTCACGATGGATCCGATGCCGGCGAGTTGATCTTCGCCGGGCGACTGTCGGCGGAGAAGAACATCGAGATGTTCCTCGAGGTCGCGCACCGCACCGCCCTCCCGGCTCGTGTCCATGGCGAGGGGCCGCTGCTCTCAAGTGCCCAGCGCACAGCCGCAAGCTCGGTGCGTTGGCACGGTTGGACGCCTCACGAGGATGTCTGGGCTGCCCCCGGGACACTCCTGTGCCCGTCTCACCGCGAAGCCTTCGGCAGGAGCGCTGTCGAGGCAGCGAGCGCAGGTGTCCCCGTGGTGCTCAGCGATCGGACCGGGGTGGCGCCGCTGCTCTTCCGCGATCCAGACCTCGAACGTCGGTTCGTCCTCCCGGTCGGCGACGTCCCCGCGTGGGTTGCAGCAGTCCGCGCCCTCACCGCGGACGAAGACCTGCGGCGTCGCGTCTCGTCCCACCTCGCAGCCAGTGCTCGGCGGCTCTCCGAAGACGCCTCACTCGATGCTGCGCTGGCAGCCCTTGACACACTGATGAGGACCCCGTGA
- a CDS encoding glycosyltransferase has protein sequence MSTQRQGWCGDVLTYPMHGQRKLLTEGYRTRDGHVIEWIGTLTPGGASVVSRPDPVLAPPVRRHGQPGAVGTRAVRSRAPLLPDPRGRRRWWVASAQWYPKIPSDNSSTPALVWNPFLALTQDRRNPFRGGRTTVLDLLDDWTTHHAFATIRDDVHRAYRAAFDAATRVTANGEGAAELARRHGRDDVVLLPNGCDPERFDPTPRDLRGATRVGYVGKIGRRLDLDGIISTAAALPEVEFIFAGPVLDRNYRAPLAEQPNIRLLGDVHYDQVPALLRTFDVGWVPHLVGRGEVGGDVIKTYEYRAAGLPVLTTAIAGAGRRGLDGVTTVPMSRHHEVLADWTEEGPRVARVAPAIPERVTWQHKTRIMLELLGVQCAS, from the coding sequence ATGAGTACGCAGAGACAGGGATGGTGCGGCGACGTGCTCACCTACCCGATGCACGGCCAACGGAAGCTCCTCACCGAGGGATACCGCACTCGTGACGGACACGTGATCGAGTGGATCGGCACCCTCACCCCGGGCGGCGCATCGGTGGTGAGCCGCCCGGATCCGGTCCTCGCGCCTCCAGTCCGACGACACGGACAGCCGGGCGCTGTCGGTACGCGCGCCGTCCGGTCGCGAGCACCCCTGCTCCCCGACCCACGGGGTCGTCGGCGTTGGTGGGTTGCCTCCGCGCAGTGGTACCCGAAGATCCCCTCCGACAACTCGTCGACGCCCGCCCTGGTCTGGAACCCGTTCTTGGCGCTCACGCAGGACCGCCGTAATCCCTTCCGCGGCGGACGCACCACCGTGCTCGACCTCCTCGACGACTGGACCACGCACCACGCGTTCGCGACCATCCGCGATGACGTGCATCGCGCGTACCGAGCGGCATTCGACGCTGCAACGCGCGTCACGGCGAACGGAGAAGGCGCCGCAGAACTCGCACGGCGTCACGGACGTGACGATGTGGTCCTCCTGCCGAACGGCTGCGACCCCGAACGCTTCGATCCCACCCCGAGGGATCTCCGAGGTGCCACCCGGGTCGGGTACGTGGGCAAGATCGGGAGACGTCTCGACCTCGACGGCATCATCTCGACGGCGGCAGCCCTCCCGGAGGTCGAGTTCATCTTCGCTGGGCCCGTCCTGGACCGCAACTACCGTGCTCCCCTCGCCGAGCAGCCGAACATCCGGCTGCTCGGGGACGTCCACTACGACCAGGTCCCGGCACTGCTGCGGACCTTCGACGTCGGCTGGGTGCCGCACCTCGTCGGCCGCGGTGAGGTCGGCGGTGACGTCATCAAGACGTACGAGTACCGAGCAGCCGGCCTGCCGGTCCTCACCACCGCAATCGCCGGCGCCGGCCGTCGAGGACTCGACGGGGTGACGACGGTGCCGATGAGCCGGCACCACGAGGTCCTCGCGGACTGGACCGAGGAAGGACCTCGAGTGGCGCGCGTCGCGCCGGCGATCCCCGAGCGCGTGACCTGGCAGCACAAGACACGGATCATGCTCGAACTCCTGGGGGTCCAGTGCGCGTCGTGA